Proteins encoded by one window of Epinephelus moara isolate mb chromosome 18, YSFRI_EMoa_1.0, whole genome shotgun sequence:
- the med9 gene encoding mediator of RNA polymerase II transcription subunit 9, with translation MAVSQAKPEKEGDDCSLLPLVHDIIKCMDKDNQDVHQELAKLKTKIQEAREQISNMPGVDSSPQEQQQQLATLREQVRTKNQLLQKYKSLCMFDVPKAS, from the exons ATGGCGGTGTCACAAGCGAAGCCAGAGAAAGAGGGCGATGACTGCTCATTGCTGCCTTTAGTTCATGATATTATCAAATG CATGGACAAAGACAACCAGGACGTCCACCAAGAGCTGGCCAAGCTGAAGACAAAGATCCAGGAGGCTCGGGAGCAGATCTCCAACATGCCCGGGGTGGACAGCAGTccgcaggagcagcagcagcagctggctACGCTGCGGGAGCAGGTCCGCACCAAGAACCAGCTGctgcaaaaatacaaaagtcTGTGCATGTTTGACGTGCCTAAAGCATCGTGA
- the LOC126405990 gene encoding dexamethasone-induced Ras-related protein 1-like codes for MIKKMSPAENEFDIPAKNCHRMVILGSTKVGKTAIISRFLNERVDDQYTPTIEDFHRKLYSIRGDVYQLDILDTSGNHPFPAMRRLSILTGDVFILVFSLDNRDSFQEVQRLKRQIYETKSCLRNKTKENSSVPLVICGNKCDRDFYREVQEDEIEQLVGGEEHCAYFEISAKKNTNVDQMFQTLFTMAKLPNEMSPDRHCKVSVQYSEMLHRKSFRNKKCKDGNAYGIVAPFARRPSVHSDLMYIKEKAIGGSQAKEKGCVIC; via the exons ATGATTAAGAAAATGTCGCCAGCTGAGAATGAGTTCGACATACCGGCCAAGAACTGCCACAGGATGGTGATCCTGGGCTCCACTAAAGTTGGGAAGACAGCCATCATCTCTCGGTTTCTGAACGAGAGGGTCGATGACCAGTACACACCTACTATTGAGGACTTTCATAGGAAACTCTACAGCATCCGTGGAGATGTTTATCAGCTGGACATTTTGGACACATCTGGAAATCATCCATTCCCTGCAATGAGGAGGCTTTCAATACTTACCG gtgaTGTGTTCATCTTGGTATTCAGCCTGGATAACAGAGACTCCTTCCAGGAGGTGCAGCGCCTGAAGCGTCAGATTTACGAGACCAAGTCCTGCCTGCGAAACAAAACCAAGGAGAACTCGAGCGTCCCGCTGGTCATCTGCGGCAACAAGTGTGACAGAGACTTTTACCGTGAGGTGCAGGAGGACGAGATCGAGCAGCTGGTCGGCGGAGAGGAGCACTGCGCATACTTTGAAATCTCAGCAAAGAAAAACACCAACGTGGACCAAATGTTTCAGACTCTCTTTACCATGGCCAAGCTGCCCAACGAAATGAGCCCCGACAGGCACTGCAAAGTTTCCGTGCAGTACAGCGAGATGCTCCACAGAAAGTCCTTCAGAAACAAGAAGTGCAAAGACGGGAACGCGTATGGGATTGTGGCGCCGTTTGCACGGAGACCCAGTGTGCACAGTGACTTGATGTACATAAAGGAGAAAGCTATAGGAGGCAGCCAGGCCAAAGAGAAAGGCTGCGTCATATGCTGA